The DNA sequence TTCCACACTGCCGGGCTGATGGGTGTTAAACTTTAACGTTTACGAAGACTTCCAGTGGGATGTGCGGAGATCACCTAAAATAGAAGTGTACGTAATACCATGTTTGTTCTGGGGCCTGTGGTTTGGATTTGGGGAGCGTTCTGGAGAGCAGGTCAGCCCGGAATAAGAGGCTCTGTTCCGGATCGGAGCCTCAGCAGTCGCATTTCTGAAATCCTTTGGTTAGGATGAAATCGAGTCTAGTTTGAAGTGATTTACAGAGATGAACAGATCATCTTTTTTTAAGACGCTTACCGCTACAGACACAGAAAGTGAAATGAATTTATGAAGCCGATCGTACAGATTTCACTGGATCTGACCAATATTGAAGAGGCGCTCGAAACGGCAGCGATGGCGATGCGGGCAGGAGTGGACTGGCTGGAAGCCGGCACTCCTCTGATTCTGGCAGAGGGTTTGAACTGTGTCAGGGAGTTGCGAAAAGCATTTCCGGAAACTCCGATCGTGGCGGATCTCAAGACCATGGATGGTGGTTACCTGGAAGCGGAAATGATGGCCAAGGCAGGTGCGACGCACGTTGTTGTTATGTCACGGGCACATGAAGAAACGATTCACTGCGTGGTCAAAGCGGGGAAAGATCATGGCGTCGAAGTCATGGGAGATAATCTTGCAGATGACATGGTTTCCGCCGCGAAAAAACTGGAAGACCTGGGATGCGACTATGTGATTCATCATGTCGGCTATGATGAACGTCGGGGAATCGCTGCCCGTGGCGAGCGGATGCCCAGTCCCCTGGATCAATTAAAAGAAGTCGTCGAAGCTGTCAGCATTCCCGTGCAGGCTGTGGGTGGGCTTTCGCTCGAACAGGCGATTCGCACTCCCGAGTATGGGGCACCACTGGTCGTACTGGGAGCACCGCTGACCATTGATGCCGATTCCTTTAAGACCGCCAGTGGAGATCTGGAAGATTCACTGCGGCTGATTTGTGAAAAAGTACACGCTTACGGCGATGTTGCGATTGGAGGTCAGAAATGAGTCAGGTGGAATCAATGCAGACGGCAGTCGTGAATTATGCTCCCGAGGCAGACTCGGTCGAATTACAGGAGATTCCGGTTCCCGAGATTGGACCGGATGAGGTGCTGTTGGAAGTGGCTGCCGTGGGGGTCTGTGGCAGTGACCTGCATCAATGGACGGCAGACCATAGTTGGCCGGTCAACTATCCCGTTGTACTCGGGCATGAATTTGCCGGTACTATTTCCAGAACGGGTGAACTGGTTCGTAACTGGTCGATCGGCGATCGCGTCGTCAGTGAAACAGCGGC is a window from the Gimesia benthica genome containing:
- a CDS encoding orotidine 5'-phosphate decarboxylase / HUMPS family protein — translated: MKPIVQISLDLTNIEEALETAAMAMRAGVDWLEAGTPLILAEGLNCVRELRKAFPETPIVADLKTMDGGYLEAEMMAKAGATHVVVMSRAHEETIHCVVKAGKDHGVEVMGDNLADDMVSAAKKLEDLGCDYVIHHVGYDERRGIAARGERMPSPLDQLKEVVEAVSIPVQAVGGLSLEQAIRTPEYGAPLVVLGAPLTIDADSFKTASGDLEDSLRLICEKVHAYGDVAIGGQK